The following proteins are encoded in a genomic region of Dialister hominis:
- the acpS gene encoding holo-ACP synthase: MLFVGVDLVKIERWERILEKFPARAEKIFTPDEIAHCEKKGKKRAESYAALWGAREAAGKALGIGIFGSAWQDAYVTWSKWGAPELHLKGTFEKRARELGVTEMSISISHEDHMSIAVVVMAGGKS, encoded by the coding sequence ATGCTATTCGTCGGAGTAGATCTCGTCAAGATAGAACGCTGGGAACGGATTCTGGAGAAATTTCCTGCCAGGGCAGAGAAAATTTTCACGCCGGATGAAATTGCCCATTGCGAAAAGAAAGGAAAGAAGCGGGCTGAGTCCTATGCGGCTCTCTGGGGAGCCAGGGAAGCGGCCGGCAAAGCGCTGGGAATCGGCATCTTCGGATCGGCCTGGCAGGATGCCTATGTCACATGGTCCAAGTGGGGAGCACCGGAGCTTCATCTGAAGGGCACGTTTGAAAAGCGGGCCAGGGAGCTTGGCGTCACGGAAATGTCGATTTCCATTTCGCATGAAGATCATATGTCCATCGCGGTGGTCGTGATGGCAGGAGGCAAATCATGA
- a CDS encoding NAD(P)H-hydrate dehydratase, with product MILTSTAESRLLDKIAMTEYGLPEAVLMENAGRAVVSRMREFTDWEGAFTVIVCGTGNNGGDGFVSARYARGAGARVLVILMGDPSHMGESAKMYRKTAEKMGIPVIEVMEAEEAVPYLYDADIIIDSLIGTGLASKVKGEKAALIDIINDTDALVVSTDIPSGLVTDTGRPAGTAVNADFTVALGSVKRGHVLYPGSEHTGRLLFSPIGIPEEASEDFPVRLLFREDIAPLLPVRNQISHKGKNGFLGIFAGSSGMEGAALLAGQGALYAGAGKTAIITTGDAAPIMAGKFPEIMVSSIGNGPHFTEDMAEAALEKAKAYDVIAIGPGIGRDEETVKFVKKMVENFEKTIILDADGLYAAAEAKIDFKSCPGRLILTPHVGEFARLTGLSASEIEEKRIDAASDFSKKNRLVLVLKGAPTVIGLPDGRSYVNTTGNPGMATGGMGDTLTGVIGAMAAQGMSPSSSAAVGVYLHGLAGDLAAETTPVGYRVTDLARLLPKARAQITEMDE from the coding sequence ATGATTCTGACAAGTACGGCGGAGTCCAGGCTGCTGGACAAGATCGCTATGACAGAGTACGGACTGCCGGAAGCTGTCCTGATGGAAAATGCAGGACGCGCTGTCGTCAGCCGCATGAGAGAGTTTACGGACTGGGAAGGCGCATTCACTGTCATTGTCTGCGGCACGGGCAATAATGGCGGGGATGGATTTGTCAGCGCCCGCTATGCAAGAGGCGCAGGCGCCAGGGTCCTGGTCATCCTCATGGGGGATCCGTCCCACATGGGAGAGTCGGCAAAGATGTACCGGAAGACGGCTGAGAAGATGGGGATTCCTGTCATTGAGGTGATGGAAGCAGAAGAAGCGGTTCCCTACCTCTATGATGCGGATATCATCATCGATTCTTTGATTGGAACGGGCCTTGCAAGCAAAGTGAAGGGCGAGAAGGCAGCGCTCATCGATATCATCAATGACACGGATGCGCTCGTCGTTTCGACCGACATTCCAAGCGGCCTTGTGACGGATACGGGAAGACCGGCAGGGACGGCTGTCAATGCGGATTTCACCGTCGCTCTGGGTTCGGTGAAGCGCGGGCATGTCCTTTATCCGGGAAGCGAGCATACGGGCCGTCTTCTCTTTTCGCCGATTGGCATTCCTGAGGAAGCATCCGAGGATTTCCCTGTCCGCCTTCTTTTCAGGGAAGACATCGCGCCTCTTCTTCCTGTAAGGAATCAGATTTCCCATAAAGGAAAGAACGGATTCCTTGGCATTTTTGCAGGGTCGTCCGGTATGGAAGGCGCAGCCCTCCTTGCGGGGCAGGGCGCCCTCTATGCAGGGGCCGGCAAGACAGCCATCATCACGACAGGCGATGCTGCACCCATCATGGCAGGAAAGTTCCCTGAAATCATGGTTTCCTCCATCGGAAACGGTCCGCACTTCACGGAAGACATGGCGGAAGCTGCCCTTGAGAAGGCCAAGGCGTATGACGTCATCGCCATCGGGCCCGGCATCGGCAGGGATGAGGAAACGGTGAAGTTCGTGAAGAAAATGGTCGAAAACTTTGAGAAGACGATCATCCTTGATGCGGACGGGCTCTACGCGGCCGCCGAGGCGAAGATCGATTTCAAGTCCTGCCCGGGCCGGTTGATCCTGACGCCTCATGTGGGAGAGTTCGCAAGGCTGACAGGCCTTTCTGCTTCCGAAATCGAGGAGAAGAGGATTGATGCTGCGTCCGATTTCTCGAAGAAGAACCGTCTCGTCCTTGTCCTTAAGGGCGCGCCTACGGTCATCGGCCTTCCTGACGGCCGCTCCTACGTCAATACGACGGGAAATCCAGGCATGGCGACAGGCGGCATGGGAGATACGCTGACAGGTGTCATCGGCGCGATGGCGGCGCAGGGCATGAGCCCGTCTTCCTCGGCAGCGGTCGGCGTCTATCTTCACGGCCTTGCCGGAGATCTGGCGGCAGAAACGACGCCGGTGGGTTACCGCGTGACCGATCTGGCACGCCTCCTTCCAAAGGCAAGGGCGCAGATCACTGAAATGGATGAATAG